One Papaver somniferum cultivar HN1 chromosome 10, ASM357369v1, whole genome shotgun sequence genomic window carries:
- the LOC113318782 gene encoding PITH domain-containing protein At3g04780-like, with translation MSTESASTAITRNQVDLLDFIDWSGVECLNQNTSHSVVNALKQGYREDEGLKLESDADEQILIYIPFTQVIKLHSMLIIGPEEDGPRTVKLFANKEHMGFSNVSDYPPSDTVVFTPEHLKGKPVALKYVKFQSVRSLTIFIEENQEGADITQVQKIVLYGSTVETTDMKGLKKIEDH, from the exons ATGTCTACTGAATCCGCTTCTACTGCAATCACCCGTAATCAA GTGGATCTACTTGACTTCATAGATTGGTCTGGAGTTGAATGTCTCAATCAAAATACTTCTCATTCAGTTGTTAATGCTCTCAAACAG GGTTATAGAGAAGATGAAGGTTTGAAACTAGAGAGTGATGCTGATGAACAGATCTTGATTTATATTCCTTTTACTCAAGTTATTAAACTTCATTCCATGCTCATCATTGGCCCTGAAGAAGATG GTCCCAGGACAGTGAAACTTTTTGCAAACAAGGAGCACATGGGATTCAG TAATGTCAGTGACTATCCTCCTAGTGACACTGTTGTTTTTACACCAGAGCATCTTAAG GGAAAGCCCGTAGCCCTCAAGTATGTTAAGTTTCAGAGCGTTCGCAG CTTGACCATTTTTATCGAGGAAAATCAAGAGGGTGCAGACATAACACAAGTTCAGAAGATTGTCCTCTATGGATCAAC GGTCGAGACAACAGACATGAAGGGGCTGAAAAAGATTGAGGATCATTAA